In Mugil cephalus isolate CIBA_MC_2020 chromosome 20, CIBA_Mcephalus_1.1, whole genome shotgun sequence, the following are encoded in one genomic region:
- the LOC124997246 gene encoding neurexophilin-1 produces MMHPNRGFILLLLNGTACLVALGQEEDSSGPKSSSDDSSKTVGLLSGQAPLSPLSRWMLHSKSRAANATSLELPYRSPVPFSKQEFSKQEFWEMLGSDLLKPDTSSSRVKRRPIVKTGKFKKMFGWGDFYSNIKTVRLNLLITGKIVDHGNGTFSVYFRHNSTGQGNISVSLVPPVKAVEFDLERQSVVYPKDSKIFNCRVDYEKVDRSKRTSLCNYDPSKTCFQEQIQSHVSWICSKPFKVICIYISFYSTDYRLVQKVCPDYNYHNEMPYLPSG; encoded by the coding sequence GTGGCTCTGGGTCAAGAAGAAGATTCGTCTGGCCCCAAGAGCTCTTCAGACGACTCCTCCAAGACGGTAGGCCTTCTGAGCGGGCAGGCTCCCCTCTCGCCCCTGAGCCGCTGGATGCTCCACAGTAAAAGCAGAGCGGCTAATGCAACCTCTCTGGAGCTGCCCTACCGCTCCCCGGTCCCTTTCTCCAAGCAGGAGTTTTCTAAACAGGAGTTCTGGGAGATGTTGGGCAGTGATCTCCTCAAACCTGACACCTCGAGCTCCAGGGTGAAACGCCGGCCGATCGTTAAGACTGGCAAGTTCAAGAAGATGTTTGGCTGGGGAGACTTCTATTCCAATATCAAGACAGTTAGGCTTAACCTCCTGATCACTGGCAAAATTGTGGATCATGGTAACGGCACGTTCAGCGTCTACTTTCGACACAACTCCACGGGCCAGGGCAACATCTCAGTCAGCCTGGTGCCACCTGTCAAGGCGGTGGAGTTCGATCTGGAGCGTCAGAGCGTAGTTTACCCAAAGGACTCCAAGATCTTCAACTGCCGCGTGGACTATGAGAAGGTGGATCGCAGCAAGCGTACCTCGTTGTGCAACTACGACCCGTCCAAGACCTGCTTTCAGGAACAGATCCAGAGCCATGTGTCCTGGATTTGCTCCAAGCCTTTTAAGGTCATCTGTATCTACATTTCGTTCTACAGCACGGACTACCGCCTGGTGCAGAAGGTCTGCCCGGACTACAACTATCACAATGAGATGCCCTACCTGCCCTCTGGCTAG